The Rhipicephalus sanguineus isolate Rsan-2018 chromosome 10, BIME_Rsan_1.4, whole genome shotgun sequence genome segment CATACAAATACATCAATGCGCATAAAACTACGCATCCATGCGCATAAAAATTCGCGTGACCGGTgcatttctttgtttgacacaatctTAATGAATactagcagataatgaagccaaggaaggtataggcgaCGGTAATGGTACAGTTTTAAGTGTGGTGTAATAACtgagatatagatgtgaagaaagtaaagtggacgacaagACAACTTGGCAATCTCACTTTGGAGAGCCGCATTTGTGTACACTCAAcggcgccgggtttttcacgTACAATGCCTCCGCCAGGGAAATCTGTAAGTCGTACAAGCTTCTTTTAAAAATGCGCTGACGCAAAACGTGAAGGCTTGCTCTAGTTAGCCAGCTCAGCGGACTCAAGCAGTGTTGCCGCTGGTGGCTACTTTTGAGCTTCTGATTTAGAGGAAATACGGCTTGGGCCAGATACCGATATCAATACACGCCGGACTCCACATCTGACGTCAAAGCTGCATTCATATTATTGATATAGTAGACACAGCCCTCAAGAGGTTCATTTTATGTTACCTTTATTGCACTATTCATAGCACCACATAGCTTCATGTAACATGCCCCACACATTGTATGTCAGCTTGCCTCTTTTTACTATAAGCCCTTCGGTGGCGCTGGCAATCTCAGTTATATGAACAGCATTCCAGCTTAACTGATATCCTTGCTTTTTGAGGTACACGAAGTAGCCGTCGAACGCTATCCTCGCAACGTAGTGACATTTCTGGAATAAAATCAAGCGGCATTACTGGAAATCCTAACCTACGTTAACAAGCACACGCAGGGATGCACAACATTGTCTCAAGTATTGTGCAAGCACACTCATGAACCCTATCGTGCAATCAAAAAGAGACACAGACATAGAGAGaaaaagcgcagcttgcactagtggtgcaatgATGGAACTAACAGccgagctagtgttcgacctagctttttCTAAGTTTTCGCTAGTGATGTAAGgcttttgctagtagtactaaagAAGTACGGTTAGGCTTGGCAATCCTTTTCCGGCTTCgctcggttccccacactacgcacgtcTCACGTTGTTTTGGCTGGAACAAGTCATTGAcaagctgttacgtgatgttaatgaaggaagccaatttttgaagatccatttctttgtttgacacaaccttaatgaagactagcagataatgaagccaaggaaggtataggcgaCGGTAATGGTACAGTTTTAAGTGTGGTGTAATAATtgagatatagatgtgaagaaagtaaagtggacgaccagacaacttcccgccggcagggaccgaacctgcgaccttcggattacgcgcccggtCTTACCAACTGAGCAACTGTGTCCTttgtcccctcgtccacttatcTGGTATTTATGTACATACTaagcctgggagtgttagtcagcggcactcttagccatgacggcgagtggggAACACTCTTTATTTGCGCCAGATGGCATCACGTAACAAGTGAACCTTTATCGAgcagacagctgaccaataagccctcgaattctacctgaaggcatcaactcTGCCGGAATGACACGGTACACTTCCAGGGTTTGTAGGCACGTAAATTTCCGATAActggacgaggggatgaccgccgctttAGCTcggttggtaagagcatcgggcgcgtaatccgtaggtcgcaggttcggtccctgccggcggcaagttgtctttttgcccactttactttcttcacacctatATCGCAATTATTACACTACCCTTAAAACTACTGTTAACGTCCCCTGTACCCTCGTTGgcgtcattatctgctggttttcattaaggttgttaCGTGATGTATATTTAGTCGTTTGTCTCGCTGTTGCGCAGTTCTTGGCGGGcacgtgtcacgtgactagttgttacgtgattttagtcacgtgactagttcttGCGTGTAGCTACATGATTTTTATACGCGTGAATAGATGTTACGACATGTTACGCGATTTTAGTACCGTGACTAAccgttacgtggttttggcgggaacttgtcacgtgactagctgttaggtGATGTTACGGAATTTTTGTTGTGACATGGTGCTATGTGATTTTCAGTCACCTGAGtagatgttgcgtgatttttagtcacacAACTAGCTGTTACATGGCATTGACGGGTACATAAGACATGACTAGATGTTAAGTGGTTTTGGTGGGAACATGTAtgatgactagctgttacgtgatctTTAGTTACGGGACTATTTGCTGCATGGTTTATGGCGAGAACATGTCACAGACTAGCTGTTGCTTGATGTAATGTgatcttagtcacgtgactagctgttacgttaTGTTACGAAATTTTGGTCATGTGACTAGTTGTTCTGCTGTTACATGgctttagtcacgtgactggttacgtgatgttacgtgattttagtccgtGGCTAGCTGTGACGTGTTTTTAGCGGGAACATGTcatgtgactagatgttacgtgattttagccacGTGACTCGTTATTacgtaatgttacgtgatttaGTAAGGTAGCCGGATGTTACGTGATTTATGCGATTGTTTTGCATGTGGCTatttacgtgatgttacgtaattttagtcacgtgactagttacgtgattttagtcccgtgactagttgttacgtgatgttacgtgatttttagtcacgtaacataCTCGCCTATTATTGGTATTACCTTCGAGGGCcacacaaatcggcgcacgtgttgggggaccgaagcagaagaagaagatgaagcgaGTGAGTGCCGGTTTATTTTTGTTTGTACTACCCGGCGGAACAAAAAGCTTGCAATTAACGGTATTTTCTGCACTctttatattttttattgaaaCGATGAATAAAAGAGGTTGGGGCCATcatggtggcaccggctactctttCTCGCTTTGCAGACAAAATGTCTAGTAAAAATGATACTAATAATATGGGCACGAAATGTTATACAGTCGAACATAAGATGTGCAAATACAGAACAATCGAGCACCACGTGAGTCCGAAGTGGTCGAGCACAAGTTCAAATGGGTAAAATAAGTTCACATGTAGACGTCCAAACTCAGAGGTTCTGTATGGCTTAACATACAAAGGAAAACAGACTAAGACAAATATTACACATAACATCAAACACACGATCACAACATTATAGATTTGCTTTCAGTATGAAGTGCAAGGCAACTACATCGTGTACGTCATACAATATTTGCATACAATATttgattcttcaagaaacttcttgagggcgacaagcgctcttttctggaGGCCTACTGTTGGCCATGGACCAAGCATTTTCTTCACAGTGAATGGTCTTCTACCTAAAAGGAACAAACTTGCTCGTAATACCTTTCATACTGAAACATACTTCTCTCACTCGAGAAGCAGATGGTGCACACCTTTGCCTGGGTGGCCGCAAGAGCACTTAGGACTAGATGCACGCTTTATCCTGTATAAGAAGTGTCGCGTAAATGCTGTACCAAGCCACAGGCCGTGAACTAATGTTTTGAATTTCCTATTTTCGCTCAAATCCGATGCACTGGATCGTCTTACGCGAGGGTCTGTTAAATATAAGTCCGAACATTTAGACTGTTGATCAGACCATTGCACTCCTTATTCCCCAGCACACAGTGGAACCACACAGAAATCAATTACGCGGCCTTGTATTCGGCAACATTATACGTGAAAGTGTCGCTCACCGTATTGAACACATTTGTCTCCTCACTCTGTCGGGGTCTGTTCCACTTTTTATGTTCAGCTTTTGCAGGCAGGTGGTTTAGATCAAGCTCGAATATTTCCGGCTTTAATCCTGGGTACCTAACCGGAAGCGCGGTGTTGTACTTCAGGTGAAAAGGACAAACTATGTATTCATGATTCGACCACGAAAAGTATCCTGTGCATTTAGTTTTTCGTCGTCCTCTATACGTATGTGGATTGCAATCACCGTATATCATCCACTTTACCGAAGCGGTAACTGCTTgtctgaaagataaagaaaaacaagaaaagtttCTAGCGTTCTAAATTTTCTTTTGAAAAGGTGATCAACATTCTCAACAAAGACACAGTCCACATGAAATGCAGTCGCGCGATGAAAATTACAGTTTCATCGCAGAAAACATTGCTGAATCGAAATATTCTGCATTATTTTACGCTGCTCTTTTCTAGAGAAAATACTAAATTCGGTAACGTTAAGCGGAATCTTTCACCAGTATCCCAGATTTCCGAATTCAAACATATTTGATTCATATCAACATTTTAACGCACAGCCGATTTTATCTACGAATTTGTCTAGGACATTTTACCacttttttaaataaaagttaCAAGAAATCTCGTGGTTCCGAATTTGAAGCACAAGGTTTACAACGTCCTAGAATTTTTGCAAATTGCAGTGCagccaaaaaattacaccatctcccactaaagggaaccatgtggggatgcgaagcagcgcatgggtcgacttaaagctacgttcatcacgggcaccttgcccggtgttaacaagtggagcacaccaaaattcactgtagttgctgttgctgttactcctcccgaactcttgttggagcaggACACGCGGGTTCatggcgcgtctgcagaatctcgttccccgacgccatcacatgattgctgagagagtgtaagtgggagaggccacagcgtcttacccagccccttacattggcccgaacgcgctagcgcgtgccagcccttaaagtgctctgcacgtatcatcatcaaggcggtcgaagaacaagaggaagaagacttctccttggcgcgagcgcgcgctcagatggctatgctaggagtcgccaatagaactacggacacagcccagcgcaaaagctgcttcgcatctaaaaaatggacaGCCACGCCTATAGTCGTGCGAAGACTgctgaaacagcgaagctggaggccttctcctccttctttccctccacctcagcctcacttccctgtCCTACACCCGGGcacatcattagcgaagccggctagCCAATGCGAAAGAGCACTTATGAAAGAAGAGCTTCGTGAATTCGGCCGCTGGAGTTTTTCGTCACACAACCTGACACAACTGCGttctgattatgaggcacatcgaATTGGAGTATCGCTTATTTATTTTGTCCGCCTGAAGAATTTTAACATGCACATCAACGTTATTATACCAGCGCTTCCGCATTTAGCCCACTTCAATGTTAGGCTACAAGTGaaatttcattcatttattcaattGTCTTTATTTCCTTTGTCAAAAAAGGAGGGGGCGGGACTAAAAGCCGCATAGGCGCCTTGACAAGGGTCCCGACTTCCTGTTATATGTCAGTGTAGTGGACATTCATGAAAATAAATGCAATAGAACACTTAAAATACTATAGATAATCAAAGCGGACATTTATACAACTGGTAATAGAAGTAGTAGCTACGCTTTAGCTAACAAAATAACAATTCATTATTACACACTTGACGCAACCATGAAACTGAATGATACATATATCGATACATTGCAAAGATAAGAAACACATCGTTTAACACATCACAAAAAAAACGACAATAGAGCGTAAGTTCATTCCTGCGTGCTATGTATTCTGTGGTGATCTTGCCCATACAGTAATGCTTGATATCTTTATTAGATGCGACTAAAGAATCGAAGCTATCATTTAAAAGTAGATTGAATCGCTTAGGCACTGTGAAACTCAATGACTGCGTACAACCGTATGCCCTAGGGGTGGGTACAGCCCACCGTTCCTTGAATCTTGTATCCTTGGCAGACCTATTTTCTTTCAGCTTAATACGTTCTGCTTAAAACACGTTCTGCTTAAAATGAGATATATTTTTCGGTGTTGAAATGCAGCGAACCATTTCGACGTGATCATGGGTCCATGATGTACTAGTGGCCTAGTTTGGGAGTACATTGAAGTGACAGAAGAGGAAAAGTTTTGAACAAGGACTCGATAACATGAATGACAAAAATGCACAGTTTCCGCAGAACAGCGAAGCAATTAAGGAGATAGCAACACACTGCACTACTACACGAAGTAAGAATAGCAGCTTTATGTGCCATGTGCTTCGGCTTTGTGCTCCTGAACTGCAGGATCCTGTCGAGAAACCTCCTGCCATGTGCTGCTTCATGTCTCACGCGCCGCTGCACGTTGTTTCTGCTTGCGGACATGCATGCGAGCACGCTTTTTGTTCAGCGCGACTAGCGTTGCGCTGAAGCTCATTGGCCGGGGTTGCGACGACAAACAACGCGCGTGGAATGAAGCACGTGATCAAAGCGCCGATGGCTATatacgattttccgcagcggcgcatgGGAGCTGCCATGTTTGAtgacgtgatcgtaactggccttcctcGAGCCAGTTGCCCCAGCCAACGTagtgggccagcgaagcggccgttactgtaccacacaagctggttgcagcagagTGTAAGCAATGTGagggtgagcaactgggcgtgttggtaaagcatgattcgaatttgtaggcgcaaggaagacacggacgagaagggagacacacacacagggcgccctgtgtgtgtgtctcccttctcgtccgtgtcttccttgcgcctacaaattcgaatagtgtaagcaagtcacatgcttgcgccgCAAAACATAGTTATACATAAAATTACCTAAAAGTTGATAACGTTGAGACTTCTGCGTTTGTTGGGTACGTACTACGCCACAGCGATTAGTGATATGTTTAACCTACTTGGCACTTAGGGCACATGCCTTGAATTTTTGTATTAGCActcgccagtagctggggttacatgcccacatggcagcacccatgcaggcGCGAcaacccgcttcgatccgaactagCGCTTTCtatactcgcccactgtcctcacagcattaaaaaaatggtggaatcggctatcgctttttGTCATCTCACGCTGCTGTCATCAGGtatatgctttgtctttattattgagtTCAGCtctgtttatttagccatgcctgctaagccttgtatCCGAGaacatgagaatgaatcttggaaatactgcgaAATACCgacgaatacattgctctcgaagcttcagggcGCACATATAAAGCATATAAATGCGTAGGTTTCGAAGTTACAGTCCAGACAGCGCAGGACGATGACGCAATAAATTCGAGGCGCAAGGAAACTGCATCAAGAGGTGCCGCCATGATGACTTTTTctggcgctgccgtctgctcgcttttactcgcgtgcgcgcagaatGTTATgaggacgccgagcagacgacgcgacgcggttGGAggcatattgagcagcgctgccaaaggccacggtaGGGGGAGGGCCACGGTGCGGTGAcaccatctagttttgattgaacaaaccagctgcggaaaatcgtctatagaagCGTCGGTGCTAACTGATCGGCGAGAacattgcgccatctcgctggcaatgtgTAAACAAATTTTTGCGGCGCTGGCGCAGCTCAGAGACCCTGGTGTGagcttggctgagcttgaagatTGACGCAATCAAGCGTTTTATTCGTTCGTACCTGGATGAGTACAGCCGTATAGCTACAAGAATATGGGCCGAGAAGCATGAAAATTCCGTTTATAGGTGCGAAAATTCATTTTATAGAAAAGTAGACGCATAATGGATGAGGAGGTCAAAAAGAGTTGGTTACTAAATAAAATGTAATTAGAAGCTCGATGAGTGAACATAGAGTCATTAACAGGAATGTCGCGCAATTACGGACGGAAAGGTGGGTAGAATGGTTGGTGTCAAAAACAGTGGTATAGATGCACGGAGCCAGGTGAAATGCCGTCCTTGCTGTCGACATCGCCGAACACTTAAATCGTTCTGCTGTCAAAACGTTACTACCCGCTATTCATCTCAAACCTAGTGGCTGTTTTGCTACAGAGCACGTCCACACAAAGCATACTACTAATTCTGTAAATAACAATTATGCGACCATACGAACAACGCCGTAGTCTTACCAGGTACTTGAATACTAAACCACTTCCTTGATCAATATTCAATGAGGACGATCACACAACTATATTATTTCAAGTGTAAAGAATGAGTTACACGAAACCTGCCTCGGTATCTTCAGAATACACCAAAGGGTACAATTTACAACACCAACGCAGGACAAAGAAAACGTTGAGGATAAATTACGGTAAATGACACGCAGAAATAGCACCTACACTGCTAAATCCTTCGCACGGTCTCATATATTCTGATCGCCATACATTCTAACACCATAATCAAGTTCGCCCTGACACAAAATAAAGCAAGTAGTGAAAAAGAAGTATTAAGttataaagtgaacgaaaaacaCTTGACATTTCATCCAAGCGTGAAGAAATATGAAACTTACTGCGTCGAATTAGGATAGTACTTCCAGTAATCGTACTTCTCTGTAAGGCCCCAACTGATGATATCGCCTGTGGTATTCTTGCTTTTTACGTATTTTTCGGCGGCTTCCGTTAAGTTCACCCGGTAGGAGCCTCCTGCGGTCGTTAAACAGTAGATGTGAGCGTTGAACCAGTATTTCTTGCGTGGAAAATGTTTCCTGCAAATCCAGTAATTCAGTCAATCGATCCATGCAGTGACAAATAGCATCTGTTACTTTTGGCAGCTCCACGCACGGCGACGGAAAAAAGGTGCAAGTTAAAGGTTTTCAGGCCTGCGTCACATGTGTATCTCTGAAGTATATATTTACAGGTGTGCGTACTCGCAGCAATCCGTTATTGCACTAAGTCCAGAACTAATTAAAAGAAAGGCTCGACAAAGCTTTGGTATATCTTTTCAGTGAGAGTTAAAAGGGCTGCAACAGTGACAGTTTAACCTCTTGCAGCCTGTTCATTCCCAACAAATACCGAAAGTGTTGGCAAAACAAGCTTTGGAGCACGACACTTTAGCAAACATTTTTAGCAAAACAAGCTTTGGAGCACGACTATCATTCTGACAGATGCAAGAGTAAGAATTTAACTCAGCTCTCTACTTCCTTCATAAACGCGTCCAGCTTTGGTTTTGAGGGGTGTTCAAACATTTTAACGCgattgcgttaaagagctcgtttcgccgaaattccggtgtcggtacCGGTGTCGGGTTCGGCGACAGGCGACAGGCGACGGTGTCGGCGGTGAGCGAAAAATTCAGCGTTTACTGTGgacgaaaattcgaggtagacgcaaataaataaatataaaaaatgcgaagcagccagcaaacagctgcatacatcgtcttgtttgccattgaggctaatgaagtcattcatgtcgtgacatctagttcgctacatatcgcgagattgtcatacatgcatgcgtgtacaatctggtatatgccatgctaatgaaacatatattctgctacatgtGTACGATGCGTGATccggcatttatgttcgtcacgcactcctgccATGCCATACCCATTTAggtacatatccagttaacaaaaatgccaggcctgcgctgaaaccgcagcacagtcacagcgaaagctggaaaagcggcgtttctaaagcaccgttgtaagctctcttggggctactaatacaagtacactagcaagtacccactacgccataaatcacaatttttttgaagttcggaacacctactaagccattatccgacattctgcggagaagcgaggcaccagctacacgtctgtaagcattatgtgcactttgttgacgcgacgactgatgacgatgaagaatgatggctcaaccctttctaatgggttcgaagctttaaacggcccaccagttatgtaatttgcattaggtgacgcccggtcactatgtccctctcccgccatgctgtataacatacgttgacgtgggagagagaggtgggggagggcgaagaattttactgagaccccgaggaaatggatcatgcgcttatgggcttccttggcaactaatacaagagcacttgcgaggaacccactaggctataaatcattgtaatttttgagaagtaggaaagcaggcattatgcctttttcgtcattctacggagagccgtggtacctgctaaacgcatctaaggcattatgcgcactttgctgatgctgtgcctgatgacgatgaagaattgtgacggagcactttgtaatgggttggaagcattcaacaaccttctcgttgcgcaattcgcattgtgtgacgcctcattacagaattcgcgttgtgcgacgcttggtgtttattttactcttctaccaaactctattgcatatgctaatgtggttccttcccgacatgaagcccgtataggacctttttgcaaagcagttgcaagcaccggcatggctcagaggttgaatactgggctcccaggcagagggcccaggttcgaacctcgttccatcctggaatttttttcttattttgtttttcttttcttatttcgagcgatagtggttacggacaccggcggcggcggcggcggcggcggacaactacggcgccaaaaacggccggtgaaatgatctcataacggctttcgctttaaaacggccgcgagtgcaccgtgagcgtggcgtctaaatcataccctacatgaaaTGCAtttcataattttcgtgttaccacctgttatatatgttcgtcacacactcacgtagcgcaatacaaattttggtgtatatgaagctagcgaaacggccaccggcgcaccgtgagcgtgtcacgtaagtcatgctttacatgacatgcgtttcacgatttcatgttaactcctgttatttgtgttcgtcacataatcatgtcgcgcaataccaatattcgTGTCgatcaatccagcgaaacggccgccagcgcaccatgagcgtggcacgtaagtcatgttgtacttgacatgcgtttcatgattttcatgttaactcctgtaaTTTGTgctcttcacacagtcacgtcgcgcagtaccaattttggtgtatatcaagttagcgaaacggcctcctgcgcaccatgagcatggcacgtaagtcatgctttacataacatgcgtgtcatgattttcatgttaactcctgttatttttgttcgtcacatagtcatgtcacgcaataccaattttggtgtcaatcaagccagcgaaacggccgccagcgcaccatgagtgtgacacgtaagtcatgctgtgcatgacatgcgtgtcatgattttcatgttacctgctgttatttgtgttcaccagacaatcacgtcgcgcaatgccaattttggtgtataccaacctagcgaaacggccgccagcgcaccatgagcgtggcgcgtaactAATGctttatatgacatgcgtgtcatgattttaatgttacctcctgttatttgtgttcgtcagacagtcacgtcacgggatgaaaattttggtgtatatcaagctagcgaaacggccgcgagcgcaccatgagcgtggcatgtaaatcatgctttatataacatgcgtgtcatgatttcatgttaactcctgttatttgagTTCTTCGCATAGTCATGTCGCccaatacaaattttggttatatcaagccagcgaaacggcagccagcgcaccatgagcgtggcacgtaaggtatgctgtgcatgacatgcatgtcatgattttcatgttaccacctgtcatatgtgttcgtcgcacagtcacgtcgcgcgataccaatttaggtgtatatcaagccagcgaaacggccgccagcgcaccatgagcgtggcacgtaaggcatgctgtgcatgacatgcatgtcatgattttcatgttaccacctgttatattGTTCGTCCCAGAGTCACgccgtgcaataccaattttggtatatatcaagctagcgaaacggccgcgagcgcaccatgagcgtggaatgtagatcatgctgtacatgacatgcgtttcaagatttgcacgttaagacctgtca includes the following:
- the LOC119371723 gene encoding uncharacterized protein LOC119371723 produces the protein MQRRYAKGMFLVSVFSCMVIRGGSYRVNLTEAAEKYVKSKNTTGDIISWGLTEKYDYWKYYPNSTQQAVTASVKWMIYGDCNPHTYRGRRKTKCTGYFSWSNHEYIVCPFHLKYNTALPVRYPGLKPEIFELDLNHLPAKAEHKKWNRPRQSEETNVFNTKCHYVARIAFDGYFVYLKKQGYQLSWNAVHITEIASATEGLIVKRGKLTYNVWGMLHEAMWCYE